A section of the Clostridia bacterium genome encodes:
- a CDS encoding MFS transporter, producing MNESEPCCLPREGPRASLRAWTTVTAAFAAGVSAAASQNQLPPVATVVQSTLQLDPTLMGLLMSCFGLTGLLLGVPAGVVVGRSSLKKLTLVGLAALVAGNFVPLLRFTAGVITAGRVVGGVGFALVAVAAPAIVSASAPPGRRGLAMGIWSAWVPAGTILVFNLAPSLLEAFSLAGVWGFCLLLSLAALGAVWLLVPNRPAAENNPAPASSPGGESLPDESRRLNPRLLCITGIFALYASTMLSVTTWFPTFLVQVRSMPLATATFIGSLASVGAVGGCLVAGHLYDRYRSLRRICITSCVIQALLYLLIFNLTGVVVPVAQTLVGFIGSMVPTAVFAAVSHLARRRREVALGLGLTLTAQNGGLILGPSLSGLLLGTTGSWDLLAMTISLTCALTAVLWLVLPVE from the coding sequence TTGAACGAATCCGAACCCTGCTGCCTTCCCCGGGAAGGGCCCCGGGCCTCACTGCGAGCCTGGACAACCGTCACGGCGGCCTTTGCCGCCGGAGTCTCCGCCGCCGCCAGCCAGAACCAGCTTCCCCCGGTGGCCACGGTGGTCCAGTCCACCCTCCAACTCGATCCCACCCTGATGGGGCTGCTGATGTCCTGCTTCGGTCTAACCGGGCTCCTGTTGGGGGTGCCGGCGGGAGTAGTGGTCGGCCGGAGCAGTCTCAAGAAACTGACGCTGGTCGGGCTCGCCGCCCTGGTGGCGGGCAATTTCGTTCCCTTGCTACGTTTCACCGCCGGCGTAATAACTGCCGGACGGGTGGTGGGCGGGGTCGGGTTCGCCCTGGTGGCGGTGGCCGCCCCGGCGATCGTCAGCGCCAGCGCTCCGCCGGGCAGGCGCGGTCTGGCCATGGGCATCTGGTCCGCCTGGGTGCCGGCAGGCACAATTCTGGTCTTTAACCTCGCCCCCAGCCTGCTGGAAGCGTTTTCTTTAGCCGGGGTCTGGGGTTTTTGCCTTCTTCTTTCTTTGGCCGCCCTGGGAGCAGTGTGGCTCCTGGTTCCCAACCGGCCCGCTGCGGAGAATAACCCGGCGCCGGCCTCGTCTCCGGGCGGGGAATCCCTCCCGGACGAATCCCGGAGGCTCAACCCCCGCCTGCTTTGCATCACCGGCATCTTCGCCCTCTACGCCTCTACCATGCTCTCCGTCACCACCTGGTTCCCCACCTTCCTGGTTCAGGTACGCTCGATGCCCCTGGCCACGGCCACCTTTATCGGGAGCCTGGCCTCCGTCGGAGCCGTAGGCGGCTGTCTGGTCGCGGGTCACCTTTACGACCGCTACCGCTCCCTCCGGCGCATCTGCATTACCAGCTGCGTCATCCAGGCGCTGCTCTACCTCCTGATATTCAACCTTACCGGCGTGGTGGTGCCCGTAGCCCAGACCCTGGTGGGATTCATCGGCAGTATGGTACCTACCGCGGTATTCGCCGCCGTTTCCCACCTGGCCCGCAGAAGGCGGGAGGTAGCCCTCGGCCTCGGGCTGACGCTGACCGCCCAAAACGGAGGCCTCATACTGGGACCCAGCCTCAGCGGCCTCCTGCTCGGCACCACCGGCTCCTGGGACCTCCTGGCCATGACCATCAGCCTGACCTGCGCTCTGACCGCCGTGCTCTGGCTGGTGCTTC
- a CDS encoding DUF364 domain-containing protein produces the protein MIAQELISFFQSRPEAEARVSEIVVSGGFTGVLLDNGRAGLAQNLLRGTTPSGEDLDFLWRMVGRPALDLASQSLAHGRLLVSAGVAALSALSQSYLEPDYLQANELRVERADFRRVLDHDLSAGARIGMVGFGGAVWQVARVAGQLVVTEAEPRFFRTHVVSQQGISEGPTGFRLVPTSRAQALLASCETVLISGCALAGQALDELLSACRNSRVIVYGPGTSLLPLPLFQYPQVAAVVTIRIVDGPGLINLLANMGPGTEPLLGEVGEALYVERAQVTASARFPAEAKVLGLPPLMDGRIRWDRGRQSASALRVLEPKGG, from the coding sequence ATGATCGCTCAGGAATTGATCAGCTTCTTTCAGTCTCGACCCGAGGCCGAAGCCCGGGTTAGCGAGATCGTGGTGAGTGGGGGTTTCACCGGTGTACTCCTGGATAACGGCCGTGCCGGACTGGCACAAAACCTTCTCCGCGGGACCACGCCCAGCGGAGAAGACCTGGATTTTCTGTGGAGAATGGTCGGACGGCCCGCCTTAGACCTGGCCTCACAGTCCCTGGCCCACGGTCGCCTGCTGGTTTCCGCCGGCGTGGCCGCCCTGAGCGCCCTATCCCAATCCTACCTGGAACCGGACTACCTGCAGGCCAATGAGCTACGCGTAGAGCGCGCCGATTTCCGCCGGGTTCTGGACCACGACCTGAGTGCCGGTGCCAGAATAGGCATGGTCGGGTTCGGCGGCGCTGTGTGGCAGGTGGCCCGGGTGGCGGGACAACTGGTGGTCACCGAAGCAGAACCCCGGTTCTTCCGCACCCATGTGGTCAGCCAGCAGGGCATAAGCGAGGGTCCTACCGGCTTCCGCCTGGTTCCCACGTCCAGGGCCCAGGCCCTCCTGGCCAGTTGTGAGACGGTATTGATCAGCGGGTGCGCCCTGGCCGGTCAGGCCCTTGACGAGTTGCTGTCTGCCTGCAGGAACTCAAGGGTAATCGTTTACGGTCCCGGCACCAGCCTCCTGCCCCTACCCCTGTTCCAGTACCCCCAGGTGGCTGCGGTAGTGACCATCCGCATAGTCGACGGTCCCGGATTGATCAACCTGCTGGCCAATATGGGACCGGGGACGGAACCACTGCTGGGCGAGGTTGGCGAAGCCCTGTACGTGGAGAGAGCCCAGGTGACGGCAAGCGCAAGATTCCCCGCGGAGGCAAAAGTCTTGGGCCTACCCCCCCTGATGGATGGCCGAATTAGGTGGGACAGGGGGAGGCAGAGTGCCTCGGCCCTTCGGGTGCTGGAGCCCAAGGGCGGTTGA
- a CDS encoding DUF364 domain-containing protein: MQELIDFFAARPEAATRVSQIVVNTGFTGVLLENGQAGMAMNIRSAGRPAQADLDFLQEVIGRPALDLASRSLGYGRLALSAGVAALSALSQPYLDQSFLGPHNLKVDRVDTGRFPDHGITPGSRVGMVGFGGGAWRMAGLAGQLVVTELEPELFRSRIISREGVVEGPTRFRLAPAAESPYLLAGCDTVLITGCALVSRTIDELLATCRNSRVVIYGPSASLLPLPFFRHPQVAAITTIRVLDGTKLMNLLANAGPGVERLLAEASESLYIRRLEPAGTITPADSPSGVTACGNAETGASESITPSA; this comes from the coding sequence ATGCAGGAACTGATAGACTTCTTTGCGGCCCGGCCCGAGGCCGCCACCCGGGTAAGCCAGATTGTGGTCAATACCGGCTTTACCGGGGTGCTCCTGGAAAACGGCCAGGCCGGGATGGCCATGAACATCCGCAGCGCCGGCCGGCCGGCGCAGGCCGACCTGGACTTCCTGCAGGAGGTGATCGGGCGCCCCGCCCTGGATCTGGCCTCCCGGTCCCTGGGGTACGGGCGTCTCGCGCTTTCCGCCGGGGTGGCGGCCTTAAGCGCCCTCTCCCAACCCTATCTGGACCAGTCCTTTCTGGGGCCCCACAACCTTAAGGTGGACCGAGTCGATACCGGCCGATTCCCTGATCACGGTATCACCCCCGGGTCCCGCGTAGGCATGGTCGGCTTCGGGGGAGGGGCATGGCGGATGGCCGGTCTTGCGGGGCAACTGGTGGTGACCGAACTTGAGCCCGAGCTCTTTCGCTCCCGGATCATCAGCCGGGAGGGGGTAGTGGAGGGGCCGACCCGGTTTCGGCTGGCTCCCGCGGCCGAGAGCCCATACCTCTTGGCGGGCTGCGACACGGTACTGATCACCGGCTGCGCCCTGGTGAGCCGCACCATTGACGAATTGCTCGCCACTTGCAGGAATTCCCGCGTGGTCATCTACGGCCCCAGCGCCAGCCTCCTGCCCCTGCCCTTCTTCCGGCACCCCCAGGTGGCGGCTATCACCACCATCCGCGTCCTGGACGGCACCAAACTGATGAACTTGCTGGCCAACGCGGGCCCGGGCGTGGAGCGGCTGCTGGCAGAGGCGAGCGAAAGCCTGTACATTCGGAGACTCGAACCGGCGGGAACCATAACCCCCGCCGACTCCCCGAGTGGCGTAACTGCATGCGGTAACGCGGAAACAGGCGCCAGCGAAAGCATTACGCCCTCCGCCTGA
- a CDS encoding ABC transporter ATP-binding protein, which translates to MTLEVRDAAFSYDGRKAVFEGLNLTVEPGEVFCLLGPNGCGKTTLLRCIAGMERLRRGEVLIDGRSLERMRRKEVATLIGYIPQEHGSAFPYTVLQIVLMGRAPYLNVFSSPSAQDVLLAEAALERVGMSHLRDRRYTGISGGEKQMVLIARVLAQQPRVLLLDEPTSHLDFRNQTLVLSMIRKLATAQRLTIIMTSHSPNDVFALADRVALMGYGGFIAAGRPGEVLTDENLSRTYRMPVKVYGMLHHRFCVPALDDPGLFPPGNTGADVNQSGKDAPRIKRKEEG; encoded by the coding sequence TTGACACTGGAGGTAAGGGACGCGGCCTTCTCTTACGACGGCCGCAAGGCGGTCTTTGAGGGGCTCAACCTGACCGTTGAGCCAGGGGAGGTGTTCTGCCTCCTGGGGCCCAACGGCTGCGGCAAGACCACCCTGCTCAGGTGCATTGCCGGGATGGAAAGGCTGCGCCGCGGCGAGGTGCTGATCGACGGCCGCAGCCTGGAAAGAATGCGGCGCAAAGAGGTGGCCACCCTCATCGGGTACATTCCTCAGGAGCACGGCTCTGCCTTCCCCTATACGGTGCTGCAGATCGTGCTCATGGGCCGCGCCCCCTACTTGAACGTTTTCTCCTCGCCTTCGGCGCAGGACGTCCTGCTGGCCGAAGCGGCGCTGGAACGCGTGGGCATGAGCCACCTCAGGGATAGGCGCTACACCGGGATCAGCGGCGGGGAAAAACAGATGGTGCTTATCGCCAGGGTCCTGGCCCAGCAACCCAGGGTGCTTCTACTGGACGAGCCTACTTCTCACCTCGATTTCCGGAACCAAACCCTGGTGCTGAGCATGATCAGGAAGCTGGCCACCGCACAGAGGCTGACCATCATCATGACCTCCCATTCTCCCAACGACGTGTTTGCCCTCGCCGACCGGGTGGCCCTGATGGGTTACGGCGGGTTCATTGCCGCCGGGCGGCCCGGGGAAGTGCTCACCGACGAGAATCTCAGCCGGACCTACCGCATGCCGGTTAAGGTCTACGGGATGCTCCACCACCGCTTCTGCGTGCCGGCGTTAGACGATCCCGGCCTTTTTCCCCCGGGAAATACCGGCGCCGACGTCAACCAGTCTGGCAAAGACGCGCCCCGAATCAAGAGGAAGGAGGAAGGATAG
- a CDS encoding iron ABC transporter permease, producing the protein MALVVIPVLALVLSLFVGRYPARPEEVVRLLAAEALNLDRLSFPEALRVAILQVRLPRVIMGILIGASLSVSGACFQGIFRNPLVSPDILGVTNGAAFGAALAILLGAPISVVQTAAFASGLLSVGLTYGLSRFYRTTPTLTLVLAGVIVGAFFSALVSFLKYTADPLEKMPAIVFWLMGSLAKASPGDLGFAGPLMIGAVIALLLVRWRVNVLSMGDEDAKALGMDVERHRLVIICFCTLATSAAVSVAGVIGWVGLVIPHIGRMLVGPDHKLLLPASASLGGAYLLLMDNLARSVTTAEVPLGIFTALVGAPFFAYLLRRGSGWS; encoded by the coding sequence GTGGCCCTGGTGGTTATCCCGGTTTTGGCCTTGGTTCTTTCGCTCTTCGTGGGTCGCTACCCGGCGAGGCCGGAGGAAGTCGTCCGACTGCTGGCGGCCGAGGCCTTGAACCTGGATCGGCTAAGCTTTCCCGAAGCCTTAAGGGTGGCCATTCTCCAGGTCAGGTTGCCCAGGGTGATCATGGGTATCCTGATAGGGGCCAGCCTTTCCGTATCCGGCGCCTGTTTTCAGGGCATCTTTCGCAATCCCCTGGTGTCGCCCGACATCCTGGGAGTGACCAACGGGGCGGCCTTCGGCGCCGCCCTGGCCATACTCCTGGGCGCTCCCATTTCCGTGGTGCAGACCGCCGCCTTCGCCTCCGGATTGCTTTCGGTAGGGCTCACCTATGGCCTCAGCCGCTTCTATCGCACCACGCCCACCCTCACCCTGGTGCTGGCCGGCGTAATCGTGGGGGCTTTCTTTTCTGCCCTGGTCTCCTTCCTGAAATACACCGCCGACCCCCTGGAAAAGATGCCCGCCATCGTCTTCTGGCTCATGGGCAGCCTGGCCAAAGCCTCGCCGGGCGACCTGGGCTTTGCCGGCCCGCTGATGATCGGCGCGGTCATCGCCCTTCTCCTGGTGCGCTGGCGGGTCAACGTGCTCTCCATGGGCGACGAGGACGCCAAAGCCCTGGGCATGGATGTGGAGAGGCACCGGCTGGTGATAATATGCTTCTGCACCCTGGCCACCTCGGCGGCGGTTTCCGTAGCCGGGGTCATCGGCTGGGTGGGCCTGGTGATCCCCCACATCGGCCGCATGCTGGTGGGCCCGGATCACAAGCTGCTGCTGCCGGCCAGCGCCTCCCTGGGCGGAGCCTATCTCTTGCTCATGGACAACCTGGCCCGCTCGGTGACCACGGCGGAGGTCCCCCTGGGCATCTTCACCGCCCTGGTGGGGGCGCCCTTCTTCGCCTACCTGCTCCGTCGAGGGAGTGGTTGGTCTTGA
- a CDS encoding ABC transporter substrate-binding protein gives MRRPKSKHLLLGLILTVILALAVQGCGQPSGQAPSAPAAKAGTRTIVDMTGRSVEIPTPENLQRVAVLTSPLVQLMYAVGAQDKLCAMTASQSRFKLFEKFYPRQAQIPAPRRTAADINIEALLAADPQFCIGSEVDMDLVEKNTDLPTVRISTTNAPEQVFENHKATVRLFGEIFGQPARAEYYCRFLDGMLREIKSRTAELPADKRVKVYMGFNPDHLTTYGGDTYMQYLIEAAGCRNAAQELSTLGGREGGLAEVSLEQVLSWDPDLIVVDYGNAADLARDPTWSGLRAVKEGRVLRIPVGGFLWHRNSAESAALLPLWLAINAYPDRFAGVSIENEIKRYYREIYGFALSDADVAGILHPVDTPAGGQSGQPNAGKGGGAGSANAGPAAGR, from the coding sequence ATGCGTCGGCCCAAAAGCAAGCACCTGCTGCTGGGATTGATCCTGACCGTGATCCTGGCCTTGGCCGTCCAGGGGTGCGGCCAGCCGAGCGGACAGGCTCCCTCTGCCCCCGCCGCGAAGGCCGGCACCCGGACCATTGTGGACATGACCGGTCGGTCGGTGGAAATACCCACCCCGGAGAACCTCCAGCGGGTGGCCGTGCTTACCTCTCCCCTGGTTCAGCTAATGTACGCGGTGGGCGCTCAGGACAAGTTGTGTGCCATGACGGCTTCCCAGAGCCGGTTCAAGCTTTTCGAGAAGTTCTACCCCCGCCAGGCCCAGATACCTGCGCCCCGGCGCACGGCGGCAGACATCAACATCGAAGCCCTGCTAGCCGCCGACCCCCAGTTCTGCATCGGCTCCGAGGTGGACATGGATCTGGTAGAGAAGAATACCGACCTGCCTACGGTGCGCATCAGCACCACGAACGCGCCGGAACAAGTTTTTGAGAACCACAAGGCTACCGTGCGCCTCTTCGGGGAGATTTTCGGCCAGCCGGCCCGGGCGGAGTATTACTGCCGGTTCCTCGACGGTATGCTCCGGGAGATTAAGTCGCGCACCGCCGAGCTTCCGGCGGACAAGCGGGTCAAGGTCTACATGGGCTTTAACCCCGACCATCTGACCACCTACGGCGGTGACACTTACATGCAGTACCTGATCGAGGCTGCCGGCTGCCGCAACGCCGCCCAGGAGCTGTCCACGCTGGGCGGCAGGGAAGGCGGCCTGGCCGAGGTATCGCTCGAGCAGGTGCTGAGCTGGGATCCGGACCTTATCGTGGTAGACTACGGTAATGCCGCCGATCTGGCTCGCGACCCCACCTGGAGCGGCCTGCGGGCGGTAAAGGAGGGAAGAGTCCTCCGCATCCCGGTAGGGGGGTTCTTGTGGCACCGTAATTCGGCCGAGTCCGCCGCGCTTCTGCCCCTCTGGCTGGCGATTAACGCCTATCCGGACCGTTTCGCGGGAGTAAGCATCGAAAACGAAATCAAGCGCTACTACCGGGAAATCTACGGCTTTGCCCTTAGCGATGCCGACGTAGCCGGCATTCTCCATCCGGTGGATACCCCGGCGGGCGGCCAGAGCGGCCAGCCCAACGCGGGTAAGGGCGGCGGGGCAGGGTCCGCCAACGCCGGCCCGGCCGCTGGCAGGTAA